The Dunckerocampus dactyliophorus isolate RoL2022-P2 chromosome 14, RoL_Ddac_1.1, whole genome shotgun sequence genome includes the window CATCCTTTTGCTGTGGCTCCAGGTGGTGTATGCTTGTGTGTGGTCACTATGCCGTCCCTTCTAACGTTGTCATGAGCCTTTCAAAGCATGTGCCGTTCAATTCTCCACCACAGCATTTAGGGGCAGTATTTTCCAGTGAGTCAACTTGGTGAGAAAGCAAGACACTGATCAGCTATTCAGCTTGTTTGCTTCCTTTGTCACCAATGAACAATAACAGAGGTGTTCACAAAGGTGGGCTCTACGCCCTCTGAACAAGTCGTATTAACACATGAAGGGCCTAAAGAAAAAATTATGGCATTCCTTGTTAACATAAATGTAGAATTGTTGAATTATTGGCACATTCTGGCCTAAGTTCTGAATGACTCGTGGTAATAGTGTTTATTAAGAATGTCACATGATTTTTATAAGAAATGAAAGCAGTCTTGAGAGATCTTCACAAGTAAGTGGGACGAGGAGGGTCTTGAGTTTTAATTATTCTCCAGGACTTTCAGAACTTTGGACTACTGCAGCAGTCTGATAAAGATGATACAAGCGAGTGGGTGTGATCACTAAAAGTCAAGGGGGAGAACTCCAGAGGATTTAAAGTTGTGTGGCTTCTTGGTTAAAATGCGGTCCAATAAGGACGGCATACACCCACAACAAGCAGTTTTTTCACAGTTGAGAGACACTTAATGCCAAATATCGCGATAGATGCAAGGCTGATAACATTCCCAGAGAAACTTTCCTTGACAAAAATGTGAGCTGATAACATTCCCAAAGAAACTGTTCcttacaaaaatgtcaacatctcCACCTCTCAAAGGCCGACATCTATCGGTGCTATAAAGATTCTCCACAAAGAACATTGTCATCACACACTTGATTCGTTAacaatatttcagaaaaaaaacttgtttgaACCCAAAGActaatgtaataatttttttgAAATCGGGCTCAACACATGACTCTCAGCCCTGGCTGGGTGAATTTGATGAAATTGTCAGGATTTCTGCAGGATATTTAGATTGTCTATCGGACCAATCTATGCTGAATAGAGAGACTGGAATAGACAAAGAAGCACAAGCAGCCTCAGAATTTTCAAACATCCTATCAGGAGTAAGGGAGtctcatattacaagaacagaaatgccattttacaagagtaaagctgtaattttaatgcaaggggggaaaaagtcatccctcggcactttgaattttgtggtttcACTCTTATTacgtttttttgaaaatatagGAATTAATAAATTAAGGTGTTTGGTGGtcgaatatggcctattagtaaaaatatgcatatttaaacaaatgttacatatttttgcctaaataaagcattttcaacattttcagttAAGCATTAACAACAATctgactgcaaattgttgatcGCCTCTGAGActgtttttgtgtatgtgtacgCGTCACGGACGTGTATGTGAATACCAACAGGcctgagtgacagccatgaaccaGTTCATTTATTTGTGCCGAACGAACATTTCCGACTATTTTTGTACTTAATTTGTACTTGTGAAAAAGctatacttttttttgtacaatttgttcttttaaacctCTGTTGGCAACATGCTGGCCAGCAGTGGTGGTTTATTTTccggtttcaaaaaatgtaatttggaatTGCATAGAGTCCCTTTTACTCCTTTCATGCTGActttacaacaaaaataaaacaccttaacatgtcaacatttttgtctcCTAAATAGTGGTGGGGTGATGATCTATTTTGACCGAATAGAGGTTGTCAACATGCTGGTCCCCTCAGCAGGTACAAACTGTTAaattgcaatatttcctttgttTTGCCTAAAGTTGTTGTGCCACCTCATAGTAGCGTAATACTTCTCTTGTTGATGTCTTTTGTAGTGGTGGATATAGTGAGGAACTATACGGCCGACTATGACAAAACTCTCATTTTCAACAAGATTCACCACGAACTTAACCAGTTTTGCAGTGTGCACACTCTGCAGGAGGTCTACATAGAGCTGTTTGGTTCGTCTGCTGCAACTACCGTAAATGGAGGAGTGGGGAGGATCATGAGAAGTGgaagaaataaaatattgtgtttttatttgttatgcaGACATAATTGATGAAAACCTGAAGACTGCACTGCAGAAAGATCTTAATGTCATGGCCCCTGGACTTACAATACAggtaccttttttttgttgttttttttttttagtacaaaTACCACTTGACTTGGGTTGTTTAGTCACCCAGTCACAATTCAACACAGCACTTTTAAAATCTCGACAAAGGATGTAAATTTTTTGTTGGCTATGTAACTTTGTGTGTTAGTAggattacacacaaaaaatgccaAATTGACCATGATGACCGCTACATTTTGTTGCAGCTCACTAAATACGCTTTGTACTGTAAAAGAGTTGCTGCATGAAAGGCCAAACTTATGTGCCTTTGCCTTTTCTACAACCCAGCAGACGGATGCTCTGTACACTTTCTGACAGTGACACAATATTAGATGCATGGTGAAGTTAGTGCCACAATCTGTTGTCATGTATACAGTACTTGTCAGTGACCACTGCTTTCAACAGTATGTGTTAGAGGTGAGTGTTGGATGTTAAACTTTACACAACTGTAGGTGGTGTCTCACCTTCTGTTATGACTACGGTAATGCTACCTCAGATTGTAGAATAGGCGGGGTTGACTTTGCCACAAGGCAGGGTAAGGAGACTACTGGCTTGCATCAGTATACTAGTTCACATCCGTTTTTCGTAAACATTTTAGTTGTTTGTGTAGGCGTACGCGTCATCTCAGACTAGCTAATTCTGCCTCATCTCTTCTGAAATGTTCAATACAGCAATCATCAAGTAACAACCACGTTTCATTTGCTATCTGTGAAATTGGagtaaatgttttgttttaatccaACACTTATACAGGCTGTCCGTGTTACCAAGCCAAAGATCCCAGAGGCTATCAGGCGGAATTTTGAACTTATGTGAGTTTGGCTTGATGTTGCAGTGTGTAATTTCATTTCTTGCCAACAGCAGGAAGACTAGTATTTGTGAGAACTTTGTGTGTGTCGGTGTAGGGAAGCAGAGAAGACCCGTCTGTTAATTACCGCTCAGACTCAGAAGGTGGTGGAAAAGGAGGCAGAGACTGAGCGGAAGAAAGCCATTATTGGTAAGTGTATTTTTACTGTAACTCAGCTTGCTGGCATTTAATTACCTCCAGTCTTCTCACCTCCAATTCTGCGTGCTGTTGAACCTCATCTTTGTTTGTGCAGAGGCTCAAAAGGTGGCTCAGGTTGCCGAGATCCAGTATCAGCAGAAAGTGATGGAGAAAGAGACGGAGAAGAAGATCTCCGAAATAGAGGGTTAGCCTGACTGCTTCAGTGCGTGTCTCCTCTTTATCTGTGAGATAGATATTTATGTCGTCTGTTTATGTCTCAATCAGATGCTGCATTCCTGGCGAGAGAGAAAGCAAAGGCGGATGCGGAGTATTACACTGCTGCCAAATTTGCTGAAGCAAATCAGGTAAAAGATGTGGCACATAATTATATATTCTAGTAGGAGTACatattgttgtgttttacaTTGCCAAAACTTCATAAGGATGCCAAAATGACTGAGCTGTTTAGACAGGGTACCAAACTCAATAATAATGCACtcaagggaggagctggacacgTTGCAGTCTGTTGAGTGTCAATCTAACATCATTACAATGCAAACTTTGTCAATttgttcatattcatatttattttaacagtAACCAACATTAAAGTGTAAAAGTTGCACACTGGATAACTGAATTAAGCTCAAGGAAAATAAAACTTCTAACCCTTTGATGTGTGACATACTGTAAGCGCCAAGATTAAGGAAGTGGAGAGGGACTTAATGAATAAACATTctgaactgtcatacaagtgtaaaaagatcaCAGTTGACTTTGTGCCGCGGTGTACATCCAACCCTTTATATTGATGACAACACCGCACGACACAACTTCCAAAGTTTAAGGCAGACAAAAAATGATTGGATGTCAACCCAATTTTTCCAAATTTAAGACCCATTTCACACAGCACACTAGCTGTTTGCGCTCAATAATTTGTGACGTTACATTATAGTGTCCACAAAAATCGAAATGCTTAAAAGCGGGACTGAAGTTTAGGcagtttatttaaataaaagttactaatacattttaaagaccTTTCAAAATTGCATTTAATACATTCAATTTTTCAGGGAATTTCAGACATTCTAAGGCCCTAAAGTCcaatttttggattttttgacttTTCAAGACCCTGCAGATACCCGTTACTATACAGGGTATAACCttctatttacatttacatttgtattggATATTAAATATTGCTTAAAACTAAGGCATTATGGTACAATTGCATCACAATAATAATCTTACACTTTGCATTATATCTGATGGGGAATAAGTCAACATGCGTCACATGAACAGCGGATTCGATTTTTCTTTTGCTAAGCAGTCAGGACGGAGTTCTATGGTCGACatcctctcctcttcctcttagTTTAATTGGCTGCTAATTACACTGTGTTGCACTGCTATGATGCCACATGCAGATGATGTAGCTATAACTATACTGTACTAGTAATGCAGAGTTCACCCTTCCAAACTGTACTGTGTCATACTGAGCGATACGGCGCAATTTGGTGGCAATATAGCTTAACAATCACATGTGCTTCTCTGCAGCTGAAATTAACCCCGGAGTATCTTGAGCTGATGAAGTATCAAGCCATAGCAGCTAACAGTAAGATCTACTTCGGCCAGGACATCCCAAATATGTTTGTGGAGGCAAGCATCAGTCCACCCAAAGTGGAAAACAAGCCATCAGATGCAGACTTTCTGAAACCTTAAGTTGCAGTGGCGGCAGCAGTGAGATGTACAGGTGTTCAACTGGAGATGACTGGTGGGATTGAATAAGTCTTAACTTGCAAAGAAAGATTTTTCCATGCTCATTAACGCAAGTGATGTTTTGGAAGACAAAGAAAGGGaatgttctattttttttttttttctatacatTTCCAGTCATTGAGGAAGGGAAcagtttattttcaaaagaaatAATCAGTTGTAGAAAATGAAAAGCTTACTAAAAAGCTTTTGCCTGCAAAGTGACAGCAAGGAGTCGCCCGAATTTACACGTTCTTGAATCAGTTTAACGTTGCTTTTGGATTTGTGCTAACCTCGTGGTATGCAAGATGACGATGTGTTTACTTGGGAGGCGAATGCGTTTATCTGGACTGGAATGCAGCGAGTGACACTAATTATAAGCATGGGGGAGGGATATGTTCGTGTTTGTCTCACACACATCTGTACATGCTGTTCAATCATCACACGCTTCTGGTGGATGATTTCAAACCATTTGTCCATTTATGTTTGTGCTCAGTGGCTTGtaacttgtttttgtttgtgggtCAAACACGATACATTGCACTGTTGTGTTCTCCTCCAAAGAAATGAATATGTTATGCTGCTAAAAGAAAGCAGACTTCCtcctaatgctaatgctaatttcAAGTTGACTTCGTATTTGACTGTCCACTGGAAGAGGTTGTGACTTCCTGTTCTTATTGGTCTGCTGGATTGAGTTTTCGGGGCCATGCATGTGAGCGTTTACTGTGGCCTGATTCTGGTGATAAAAGTAGTGCCTGCAATTGTCTGCCAACTTTTAGAGCTTACTCACACACGGTGGTTAACTATTCATTCTCAGGAACTTATCTGAAGAGCggctgtcttaaaaaaaaaaaaaaaaaaaagtctgaggaCTTTGAAAGTTTGCTTAATGTTCTTCCTGCTGTTTATACTGGATCATAATGCCATCATTAGGACAGCTTTTGCTTTTTAGGTTACATCCAATAGTTGTGGCCAGGTTTACACCAGTCTGAGGACAATACACGGTTACACACTTGTGGATAAACTGCACACAGAGGCCTGCTAAGTTTCTCAGCCAAACAAATGAAAGCTTGTATTATCTTCTCATTTGTGGATGCAGTTGTATATAAACATAACTTGCAAGCGAGGGCTACTATTACTTCTTTCCCTCTCAGTGTTGTTGAAAAGGAAAACGGGGGAATGaatgattcagtttaaaaaatgAGCAAGCCAGGTTTGTCACGCTGTCCTGCCTTACCGTAGGCTGGAGTTGAGAGAAAGACACTACTTGTGCTAAAGAGACAGGTCCTGATGTTTGTGACCTCCGAATGGCCGCACTCTTCCTCTGCTGCTTGCTGGCAGCAGGTTCAATTAACGATGCAAATGAGGGGTTTAAATCACTCAAGAACATgagttctttttgttgttttgtacaaaaaaatctgaaattgtCTCCTTGTTTTAAAAGGTTAATATGCAAAATGTTTTGACAATGTTCTTAAATAAAGCCTATTTTGGTACCTGTCTTCTCCAGATGTTGATTGACTGCGTTTAGTCTTTATATTCTTGCCTTTGTGATCCAGGGTGTAACACAGCTCTTGCATTAAGTCAGCAGGGATGGATTGTTGTACTAGATCAAGTCCCCAAACATATTTGGCCTTAGAGTCAGACAGATAATAAGAAATGATTAATTTACATGAGAAATGTGCCAGACT containing:
- the erlin1 gene encoding erlin-1, giving the protein MTMPHVGAVFAAIAGVMAILLHSSIHKIEEGHLAVYYRGGALLTGPNGPGYHIMLPFITTYRSVQTTLQTDEIKNVPCGTSGGVMIYFDRIEVVNMLVPSAVVDIVRNYTADYDKTLIFNKIHHELNQFCSVHTLQEVYIELFDIIDENLKTALQKDLNVMAPGLTIQAVRVTKPKIPEAIRRNFELMEAEKTRLLITAQTQKVVEKEAETERKKAIIEAQKVAQVAEIQYQQKVMEKETEKKISEIEDAAFLAREKAKADAEYYTAAKFAEANQLKLTPEYLELMKYQAIAANSKIYFGQDIPNMFVEASISPPKVENKPSDADFLKP